From a region of the Betaproteobacteria bacterium genome:
- a CDS encoding thioredoxin family protein, giving the protein MVSLETPLCNFGWHAVDFLLPGTDGRHYSIGDVKGPNGLLVMFICNHCPYVKAVRERLVRDCRELKELGIGSIAIMSNDPADYAEDSFENMQRVAREFRFPFPYVLDETQDIARAYGAVCTPDFFGFNAKLQLQYRGRLDASRKDTAPEARRDLFEAMSQVARTGDGPREQIPSMGCSIKWKHG; this is encoded by the coding sequence ATGGTAAGCCTCGAAACACCCCTCTGCAATTTCGGGTGGCACGCCGTCGACTTCCTGCTGCCCGGTACCGACGGCAGGCACTATTCGATCGGCGACGTGAAGGGGCCGAACGGGCTCCTCGTCATGTTCATCTGCAACCACTGCCCGTACGTCAAGGCGGTGCGCGAGCGACTGGTGCGCGATTGTCGCGAGCTCAAGGAGCTCGGCATCGGTTCGATCGCCATCATGTCGAACGATCCAGCGGATTACGCCGAGGATTCGTTCGAGAACATGCAGCGCGTCGCGCGCGAGTTCCGGTTTCCGTTCCCCTACGTGCTCGACGAGACGCAGGACATCGCCCGTGCCTATGGGGCGGTCTGCACGCCGGATTTCTTCGGTTTCAACGCCAAGCTGCAACTGCAATACCGCGGGCGCCTCGACGCCTCGCGCAAGGACACCGCGCCGGAGGCGCGCCGCGACCTGTTCGAGGCCATGTCGCAGGTGGCGCGCACTGGCGACGGGCCGCGCGAACAGATACCCTCCATGGGGTGCTCGATCAAGTGGAAACATGGCTGA